The DNA segment TCCCGTTTGTCACGCTTCCGGCCGTACTCTGTATATTGGTCACAACCTCACGCAACTTGTGTGTCATGGAGTTCACCGCAGCTCCCAATGCCTCAAGCTCATCCTTGGGACCTCTGGAGTTGACCGGTAATTGCTGAACATTGAGATTGCCGCGATCAATATCACTCATGACGGCCACGATCCGGCTGATGGACAGACTCATGTTGCGGCCAAAGTAAAAAGAAATAAAGACACCCAAAACGACCATGAGCACTCCGATGACACCAGACCACCATTTGGCATTGGCCAAGGCAACAGCCGCTTCATGTTTGCCCTCCATGAATTCCTGCACAAAGCCTGTTCCGACAATAATCCAGTCCCATGGCTTGAAATAGGAGGCAGTCAAAATGACTTCCTTACCATCAAGCGTGGCATCACGCGTTACCGCTTCGCCATTAGCCTGTTTGGCAGCCTCGAAAAGGTCCTTGTACACCAGCATCCCATTCTGGTCTTTGGACTCAAGCAGGTTGTCTCCCTCTCTGGAATTGTTCTTATGCATTTTGACAACTCCGGCAGCTGTACCGGACCCACCCACAACCGAAAGATATCCTGTCTCGCCGAGCACCACGGACTTGAGTCCGTCGCGCAACTGCTGGACTCCCTCCTGAAGGATGCCGACGTACAGACAGCCCAGAACATTCCCGGAAGCGTCCTTGATCGGCCGATACTGTGTCAGGTACCATGCGTTGACCACATATGCGGTCCCCCGATACGTTTCGCCGGACTTGATCGTCTGGGCGACAATACTGGAGCTGGGGATATACGTTCCTACCGCCCGGTTCCCATCAAGCTTCATGATATTCGTTGCCACGCGCAACAAATCACCCTGTGCATTCATTGTCTGAAAAACGGTACAGGTTGTCCCTGTCATACGCATGATCTCATCGACCATGGGCGTTGTTTTATTCGGGTCCGCATTGTGGCCGAACCAGGTGTCACCGAAAAGCATCCTGGGTAATTCAACCCGGCTCTTCTCTTTGGTAATCTGATTGAGAGCCGTCCATTCCTCAGGCTCTGTCGAGAGTGTTATCCCACCCGCTCGATCAACAACGTCCAGCAGAACGCGCATGTCGTTTTCCAACTGGTTGGATAATGTCGCATGCTGTGTGGACAGTAGATTCCTGGCATCATCGACCGCCAATTCGATTGTATGTTCCGCCTGTTTATCAAAATAATCCGACAGTTTCATGCCGATCTTAGAACTCTGCCAAAACAAAATAGCCAGAATTCCAAGTGTCGTCAGCCCCACCAACGCCACTCCTA comes from the Pseudodesulfovibrio piezophilus C1TLV30 genome and includes:
- a CDS encoding methyl-accepting chemotaxis protein — translated: MKIGTKLTTLGVALVGLTTLGILAILFWQSSKIGMKLSDYFDKQAEHTIELAVDDARNLLSTQHATLSNQLENDMRVLLDVVDRAGGITLSTEPEEWTALNQITKEKSRVELPRMLFGDTWFGHNADPNKTTPMVDEIMRMTGTTCTVFQTMNAQGDLLRVATNIMKLDGNRAVGTYIPSSSIVAQTIKSGETYRGTAYVVNAWYLTQYRPIKDASGNVLGCLYVGILQEGVQQLRDGLKSVVLGETGYLSVVGGSGTAAGVVKMHKNNSREGDNLLESKDQNGMLVYKDLFEAAKQANGEAVTRDATLDGKEVILTASYFKPWDWIIVGTGFVQEFMEGKHEAAVALANAKWWSGVIGVLMVVLGVFISFYFGRNMSLSISRIVAVMSDIDRGNLNVQQLPVNSRGPKDELEALGAAVNSMTHKLREVVTNIQSTAGSVTNGSSELAMTSQSLSEGATNQASAVEEVSASMEEMTSNIEQNTENANQTEKIARQAAEDARQGGDSVGKTVEAMRQIADKIAIIEEIARQTNLLALNAAIEAARAGEHGKGFAVVAAEVRKLAERSGVAAAEISELSASSVQIAEQAGKMLEKMVPDINKTAELVQEIAVGSNEQHTGATQIKNAMLELDRVVQQNSAESEEVAASSEELASHAAIMQENIGYFSIGVGNVGTHKTVRVTQSTPKTPSRPAPKPLPSKAAPKAPEGGVALDLGDDDDEDFERF